Part of the Candidatus Syntrophosphaera sp. genome is shown below.
CGTGAGAGGTTCCAGCCCTTCGGTTATATTTGCTGTGAAAAAGGCACGGGGGTTGGGGGGATTCAGTTTGGCAACGAAAACATCATTGCCTGCACCGTTTGTGATAGTTATGTCTCCGAAGAACATGCTTTGATATTCATAATTAAGGCCCACGACATAGCAATTGCCATAAGGATCAACATCAATTGCATAACATGCATTATAGCCTGAGCCTCCTGCTGAATAAGCCCATTTCCAGTTTCCTACAGTATCAAGCATGGTAACAAAAATGTCTCCACTGCCCAAACTGGTTAACTGATATGGCCCCAAACAAATTGTGTTGGTGAAATAACCGACACAATAGCTGTTTCCTGTACCATCGGTGAATATCCCATGACTTCTAGCGCTTGTCATAGTGCTTGCCTTGGCCCATTGCCATTCTCCATCGTTGTTCAGCTTGGCAATTAACGCATTATCGTGGTTGCCTCCTACAACAGTGGTCGAGCCAAAAACTGCAGTTCGATACAACCAACCGGTAACATAGATGTTGCCGTTGATGTCCAAGGAAATATCATCTCCATTCGTACTTCCATCCGTGCTTGACGCCCCGCTGGCCCATAACCAGTTACCTGATGAATCCAGTTTCGCCACAAAGATACCGTCGAGTCCTGTAATTGTAATAGATCCAAATTCCGTCGTTCCGCTTAAATCTCCTGTGACATAAACGCTACCGTTGTTATCGCATGCAATGCCATGTCCCTGATTAGAAGAACTTGTGCCGATGGTATTCCTTGCCCATATCCACTCGCCTGTTTGCCCCAATTTTGCCACGAAAATCGATTCCCTGTATTCCTGACAGATTAAAGTCTCATCTCCAAATATGGCGTTACCTTTTATGTACCCAGTAACATAAGATGATCCCTGGCTGTCGACGCAAATATCAAAAGCGTTATCATTCGCAGGACTTCCAGCTTGCTGCGCCCAGAGCCAGTTTCCGTTTGTGTCCAGTTTTGCGACGAAGACATCCTCCAATCCGCTGCTTACCAAAACTAAAGGCCCGAAAACAGCTTCTCCCGCAAAATTGCCTGTAACATAGATGTTACCTTCACTATCAACACTTATTCCCCGACCAGAATCACTCCCCACTCCTCCAGCCCTATTTGCCCACAACCAGTTCCCATTCGCATCAAGTTTTGCTATAAACAGGTCACTACTGCTAATACTGGTCAAAGATATCGGACCGAAAACTGCTGTATCGGTAAAACTGCCTGTGATGTATTGATTGCCATAGTCGTCAGTAGCTATTGATTCTGAATAATTATTACTATTCCCTACTACGTTAACAGCCCATCCCCACTGCGGTGTTTGCGCGGTCAATACAAGTGCCAGGCAGAGCAGGGCAACGCAGAGCAGAAAGCCTTTCATACCGTTCATTTTTCCTCCTCTTATGGATAAAAAAACTTTGGAAAGATGTTTGGATGGTCCGGGAGAATCGGTCAAGAGATTTTTTGCGTGATGGGTTACGCGTTATGCGTTAATCGGAGTGGAGTAGCGCCTTTGGAGTTCAAGCCGGCCGGCTGGGCCAAGGCAAGGAAACGGATCATAAAACAAAAGGCCGGGAGGGAAATCCCGGCCTGGATCGTACAATGTTTTGGGCTGTTTATCTGATGCCCTGGCTCATGGCTTCGCCGAGGCTGAAGATCGGCAGATAGATGGTGACGATGATACCGCCGACGACGGCGGCCATGATCACGATCAGGAGTGGCTCGATCAGCGAAGTGAGGCGGTCGACGACCGCGTCCACGAGTTTTTCATAGAACTGGGCGGCTTTGCCCAGCAGCTTGTCCATGTCTCCGGTTTCCTCACCGGTGGAAAGCATTTGCAGCAGGGTGGGCGGAAACAGGCCGGTCCTGCGGAAGGAATTGGCCACACCGTAGCCTTCCTTGACCATCACCCGGGCGCGGCGCACTCCGCCTTCCACGACGGCGTTCTGCACCACGTTTTCCGTGAGCTCCATGGTATCCATGATCGGTACGCCGGCAGCCATCAGGATGGAGAAGGTGCGGGCGAACTTGCTCATGATGGAATTGGTGACCACCTTGCCCACGACGGGGATCTTGAGCTTGATGGTGTCCATGACGTAGCGGCCCCGATCGGTGAGGTAGACCAGGAAGAAGGTGACCACGACACCAATAATGATCAGAATGGAGAGAAAGGCATTCTGGGTGATGAAATCGCTGATGGCGATCGCGAGTTGGGTCGGGAGGGGCAATTCGGCGTTGAAATCCTTATACACTGAGGCGAACAAGGGGATGACGTAATAGAACATCAACCATACCACGAAGACCAGGAAGATCATGATGAAGACGGGATAGGCCATCGCGGATTTCACCTTGCGGCGGGTGTCCTCGATCTTTTCCAGATAGTCGGAAAGCTCGTCCAGAACCGTATGCAGGGTACCGGAGACCTCACCGGCCTTGACCAGGGCGACATACAGGGAATTGAAGACCCCGGGATGCTGTTCCATGGCCTCGGAGAGTGAATATCCCTTGCGGATGTCCTCAGAAAGGCGGCGCAACACTTTGGAGAACTTCTTTTGCTTTTCCTCTTTCTCCAGGTCTGTGATGGCCTTTTCGATTGTGAGACCGGCGGAGAACATCGTGGAAAGCTGGCGGGTGAAGAACACCAGGGTCCTGAGCGACACGCCCGTGCGGATCTTGTAGACTGTGAGCATGACCTTGTCAAAGAGCGAGAGTTTGCCTTTGAAAGCTCCTTCCGCAGCGGCTTTGACGGAGATGATCGTGCTGCCTTCCTTGGCAAGTTTATCCACCGCCATGTCCAGGGTGTCGGCTTTGAGGATGCCCTCCACCCTGGCGCCTTTGGCGTCCTTAACGATATAGGCAAAATTCGGCATAGCTGATACCTTCTTTAATTATTCCACGATGGTCATCTTGATGACTTCACGGATGGTGGTGACGCCGCGGATCATTTTTTGCTTCGCAGCGTCGTGCAGGGTGCGCATTCCGGCTCTCAGGGCGGCTTCACGGATCAGGTCCTGATTTCCTCCCTCATAGATGAGACGGCGGATCTCGGGATTGACGGTGAGAAGCTCAAAGATGCCGGTACGTCCGGAAAATCCGGTGTTGTCGCAATGGACGCAG
Proteins encoded:
- a CDS encoding type II secretion system F family protein; protein product: MPNFAYIVKDAKGARVEGILKADTLDMAVDKLAKEGSTIISVKAAAEGAFKGKLSLFDKVMLTVYKIRTGVSLRTLVFFTRQLSTMFSAGLTIEKAITDLEKEEKQKKFSKVLRRLSEDIRKGYSLSEAMEQHPGVFNSLYVALVKAGEVSGTLHTVLDELSDYLEKIEDTRRKVKSAMAYPVFIMIFLVFVVWLMFYYVIPLFASVYKDFNAELPLPTQLAIAISDFITQNAFLSILIIIGVVVTFFLVYLTDRGRYVMDTIKLKIPVVGKVVTNSIMSKFARTFSILMAAGVPIMDTMELTENVVQNAVVEGGVRRARVMVKEGYGVANSFRRTGLFPPTLLQMLSTGEETGDMDKLLGKAAQFYEKLVDAVVDRLTSLIEPLLIVIMAAVVGGIIVTIYLPIFSLGEAMSQGIR
- a CDS encoding SBBP repeat-containing protein; protein product: MNGMKGFLLCVALLCLALVLTAQTPQWGWAVNVVGNSNNYSESIATDDYGNQYITGSFTDTAVFGPISLTSISSSDLFIAKLDANGNWLWANRAGGVGSDSGRGISVDSEGNIYVTGNFAGEAVFGPLVLVSSGLEDVFVAKLDTNGNWLWAQQAGSPANDNAFDICVDSQGSSYVTGYIKGNAIFGDETLICQEYRESIFVAKLGQTGEWIWARNTIGTSSSNQGHGIACDNNGSVYVTGDLSGTTEFGSITITGLDGIFVAKLDSSGNWLWASGASSTDGSTNGDDISLDINGNIYVTGWLYRTAVFGSTTVVGGNHDNALIAKLNNDGEWQWAKASTMTSARSHGIFTDGTGNSYCVGYFTNTICLGPYQLTSLGSGDIFVTMLDTVGNWKWAYSAGGSGYNACYAIDVDPYGNCYVVGLNYEYQSMFFGDITITNGAGNDVFVAKLNPPNPRAFFTANITEGLEPLTVQFTDASIIGAGPIIAWLWDFGDGNQSVLPNPSHTYLDSGVYTVSLSVVNYLGLTGYRVVDDYISVYEPFREISLLSSTSVNFGTIIVDTESDYQAITFSNTGNVDLTISDFHFVSTQQHFEFMDPFRNLMLSPGEIDSVMVRFVPQTVGALSDTLYIVSDAENNPLLKVNLMGTGIHVPPCAPENPIATMDGNNVVLSWDPVTQTIFNTPVTPDYYLIFHSIDPFGQFTFLGATNGLQYIHPMVGAFQSRMFYHVLAYKYYGRGVFDPACLVQGMTEAEVLEIMAKPR